One region of Permianibacter fluminis genomic DNA includes:
- the trpD gene encoding anthranilate phosphoribosyltransferase has product MNPVLERVVAGADLSVQDAEQAFTRIVRGEADVIEISALLIALRTKGETAEEVAGAARALLAAAVPFATPAYDVIDCCGTGGDGMGTLNVSTAVAFTLASLGVPVAKHGNRAVSSQSGSTDVLKALGIQCEQTPERARALLDEHRLCFLHAPQYHPGVRHAMPVRQALKLRTLFNLLGPIINPARATLRLMGVYDAKYLPLVAETLREIGVSRAIVVNGGVDEFAVHGPSQYVELRAGQLTSQQLSPEQVGLALHPIAALRGGDAAANAAEIVAVLQGGGRAAFRNAIALNAGAGLYVANQVSSIAAGVQQVLAALRDGLPAQTLQTMQRECPYVG; this is encoded by the coding sequence ATGAATCCTGTGCTGGAACGCGTAGTGGCCGGTGCAGATCTGAGTGTGCAGGACGCCGAGCAGGCGTTCACCCGGATCGTCCGCGGCGAAGCCGATGTGATTGAAATCAGCGCGCTGTTGATTGCGCTACGCACCAAAGGTGAAACGGCCGAGGAAGTGGCTGGCGCAGCGCGCGCCTTGCTCGCGGCGGCGGTGCCATTTGCCACGCCGGCGTATGATGTCATCGACTGCTGTGGCACCGGTGGTGATGGCATGGGCACGCTGAACGTGTCCACTGCTGTTGCGTTTACGCTCGCCAGTCTCGGCGTGCCGGTGGCCAAGCATGGCAATCGCGCGGTCAGTTCGCAATCCGGTTCCACGGACGTGCTGAAAGCCTTGGGCATCCAGTGTGAACAAACTCCGGAGCGCGCCCGGGCCTTGCTGGATGAACATCGGCTGTGCTTTCTGCACGCGCCGCAGTATCACCCGGGCGTTCGTCACGCCATGCCGGTGCGACAGGCCTTGAAACTCCGCACATTGTTCAATCTGCTCGGGCCTATCATCAATCCGGCCCGGGCCACTTTGCGCCTGATGGGCGTTTATGATGCCAAGTACCTGCCGCTGGTGGCCGAAACGCTGCGGGAAATTGGTGTCAGCCGCGCCATCGTCGTCAATGGTGGTGTGGACGAATTTGCTGTGCACGGGCCAAGCCAGTATGTCGAATTGCGGGCCGGGCAATTGACCTCGCAGCAGCTGAGCCCCGAGCAGGTGGGGTTGGCACTGCATCCGATCGCGGCACTGCGCGGTGGTGATGCGGCTGCCAATGCCGCCGAAATTGTCGCGGTGCTGCAGGGCGGTGGTCGCGCGGCATTTCGAAATGCGATTGCGTTGAATGCCGGCGCCGGGTTGTATGTGGCCAATCAGGTCAGCTCGATCGCCGCGGGTGTGCAACAGGTGCTGGCAGCGCTGCGTGATGGCCTGCCAGCCCAAACCTTGCAGACAATGCAGCGGGAGTGTCCGTATGTCGGTTGA
- a CDS encoding anthranilate synthase component II produces MNNQTVTTQIETTKIKTIHFVRDVLLVDNYDSFSYNLVEEFSCLGCQVTVLRNDVTVEHVLLRLAAMQDPLLVLSPGPGTPQQAGICIALIKAVAGRYPMLGVCLGHQAMTVAFGGVVGRAPQPLHGERCTIQCEPHPLFSGLPRQLMVGRYHSLAATEVPADCQVIAEAFDAGAFRPVVMAMVHKRYAIAGLQFHPESILTTYGRDLLANAVQLLREPTSKENAV; encoded by the coding sequence ATGAATAATCAGACCGTGACTACTCAAATTGAGACTACCAAAATTAAGACAATTCATTTCGTTCGCGATGTCCTGCTGGTCGATAACTACGACTCGTTCAGCTACAACCTGGTCGAAGAATTTTCCTGTCTCGGCTGTCAGGTCACCGTGCTGCGCAACGATGTGACCGTTGAACATGTGCTGCTGCGGCTGGCGGCAATGCAAGATCCGCTGCTGGTGCTGTCGCCGGGGCCGGGCACGCCACAGCAAGCCGGCATTTGCATTGCGCTCATCAAGGCCGTTGCCGGCCGTTATCCGATGCTGGGGGTTTGTCTGGGACATCAGGCGATGACGGTGGCATTCGGTGGTGTCGTTGGCCGGGCGCCGCAGCCGCTGCATGGCGAACGCTGCACGATTCAATGTGAACCGCATCCCTTGTTCAGTGGTTTGCCCAGGCAGTTGATGGTCGGTCGCTATCACTCGCTGGCCGCGACTGAAGTGCCCGCCGATTGTCAGGTCATCGCTGAAGCGTTTGATGCCGGTGCCTTCCGGCCGGTGGTGATGGCGATGGTGCACAAGCGCTATGCCATCGCCGGTTTGCAATTCCATCCGGAATCCATCCTGACCACTTATGGTCGTGATCTGTTGGCCAACGCGGTGCAGCTACTGAGAGAACCAACGAGCAAGGAGAACGCGGTATGA
- a CDS encoding anthranilate synthase component 1, translating into MPATPPNARADYRVLSRQLTLAAAPVDLFAALTDDGRAEGHFLLETVDNAVPVYGTADTQIETRTGKSLLLLSPCLKLQGQGRTVTLTALTLNGRALLNKLSAALTLALDSESEATLSFAPSAAGVDELARLQAASPFDVLRAVLQSQKPHASDDGKALLLTGVFPFESIELFEQFAPFVATSAQGSDSFTLYVPEILVQVPRDGHPAQASALVIEGEQAERVENELSRRLAQLAEMAGKLKAGVAPAAVAVVADSEVSVSDAAFCQQVRQVQEHLRAGDAFQIVISRRFALPCAKPLAAYRALRQENPSPYLFYGHTGSFVLFGASPESAVKVDGASRVLEVCPIAGTRARGRDRDGKLDFDRDARIEAELRADSKEVAEHMMLVDLARNDVARICQPGSRRIKQLLTVERYARVMHLVSRVNGVLKPELDALHAFAASMPMGTLSGAPKIRAIEIIRQIEQQPRGCYGGAVGYLDAAGNMDTAIVIRAAVVRDGVATVQAGAGVVLGSDPQAEADETRRKAESVLRAIASATAAEQPGA; encoded by the coding sequence ATGCCTGCAACGCCGCCAAATGCGCGCGCCGATTACCGGGTGCTGAGCCGGCAACTGACGCTGGCCGCTGCGCCGGTCGATTTGTTCGCCGCGCTGACCGATGACGGTCGCGCCGAAGGCCACTTTCTGCTGGAAACGGTCGACAACGCGGTACCGGTTTACGGCACGGCCGATACGCAGATCGAAACCCGGACTGGCAAAAGCCTGCTGCTGTTGTCGCCGTGTTTGAAGCTGCAGGGGCAGGGGCGCACGGTAACGCTGACCGCGTTGACGCTGAATGGTCGTGCACTGCTGAACAAGCTCAGCGCTGCCCTGACGCTTGCGCTTGATTCGGAGTCCGAAGCAACGTTGAGCTTTGCGCCGAGCGCAGCCGGTGTCGATGAGCTTGCGCGCCTGCAGGCGGCATCGCCATTCGATGTGCTGCGTGCCGTGTTGCAGTCGCAGAAACCACATGCCAGTGACGATGGCAAGGCGTTGTTGTTGACCGGCGTGTTTCCGTTCGAATCCATCGAACTGTTCGAGCAGTTCGCGCCGTTTGTTGCGACCAGTGCGCAGGGCAGCGACAGCTTCACGCTGTACGTGCCGGAAATTCTGGTGCAGGTGCCGCGCGACGGTCACCCGGCGCAGGCGAGTGCGCTGGTCATCGAAGGCGAGCAGGCCGAACGGGTGGAAAACGAATTGAGTCGGCGGCTGGCCCAGCTTGCCGAAATGGCTGGCAAGCTCAAGGCCGGTGTGGCACCGGCCGCTGTCGCCGTTGTTGCTGACAGCGAGGTCAGTGTCAGCGACGCTGCGTTTTGCCAGCAGGTGCGTCAGGTGCAGGAACATCTGCGTGCCGGTGATGCGTTTCAGATCGTCATCTCGCGCCGCTTTGCTTTGCCCTGTGCCAAGCCGCTCGCGGCCTATCGGGCACTGCGGCAGGAAAACCCGAGTCCGTACCTTTTCTACGGCCACACCGGCAGCTTCGTGCTGTTCGGTGCCTCGCCGGAATCGGCGGTGAAAGTCGATGGCGCGAGCCGCGTGCTGGAAGTGTGCCCGATCGCCGGTACCCGTGCCCGCGGTCGTGATCGCGACGGCAAGCTCGATTTTGATCGCGATGCCCGCATTGAAGCCGAGCTGCGCGCGGACAGCAAAGAAGTCGCCGAACACATGATGCTGGTCGATCTGGCCCGCAACGATGTCGCCCGCATTTGCCAGCCCGGTAGCCGCCGCATCAAGCAATTGCTGACCGTCGAGCGCTATGCCCGGGTCATGCATCTGGTGTCGCGCGTCAACGGCGTGCTCAAGCCGGAGCTCGACGCGCTGCACGCGTTCGCGGCGTCGATGCCGATGGGGACCTTATCGGGCGCGCCGAAAATCCGTGCGATTGAAATCATCCGACAAATCGAACAACAGCCGCGCGGTTGCTATGGCGGCGCGGTCGGTTACCTCGACGCGGCCGGCAACATGGATACGGCGATCGTGATACGAGCCGCGGTGGTGCGCGACGGTGTCGCGACCGTGCAAGCCGGCGCCGGCGTTGTGCTCGGTTCTGATCCGCAGGCAGAAGCCGATGAAACCCGGCGCAAGGCCGAGAGTGTCCTGCGCGCGATTGCCAGCGCCACTGCCGCTGAACAGCCGGGAGCTTGA